DNA sequence from the Thauera sedimentorum genome:
GCGGCCTTGAAGCCCCAGGTCTCGGCGTCGGCGACCACCTTGGCGATCATCTCGCGTTCGGCCGGCGAGCGGCTGTCCCACCACTTCTTGGAGACCACGATCACCGCCGGGAAGGCCATGTGGCCGGTCAGGGTGAGGTTGGGCGCCTGCTGGTGGAATTTCAGTCCGACCAGCGCATCGAGGTCCACATCCACCGCGTCGAGCAGCTTGGTGGTCAGCGACGGGGCGATCTCGGAGAGCGGCATCGCGGTGGGTGCGGCGCCATTGGCGTTCCACCAGTCGTTGTACACCGGGTTGGGGAAGGAGCGGATCTTCTTGTTCGCCAGGTCGGCGGCCGAGGCCACCGGCTGCAGCGAGAGCACGTGGCGCATGCCGGCGAAGGCGTAGCCCAGGCCGACCAGGCCGTGCTTGTCGAGGCGGCGGAGCATCTCGCGCGCGGCCGGGGTGGCCGCGGCGCGCGAGGCGTGCTCGACGTCGCGGAACACGTAGGGCAGCGACCAGCCGAGGAAGGCTTCCTCGCGATTGGACATGGCGCCCACGGTGAACACGCCGAACTGCTGCGCGCCGGCCTGCATCAGGTTGATCATCTGCGCCTCGTTGCCGAGCTTCTGCAGCGGGCTGACCGCGATCTTCATCTTGCCGCCGGAGGCGGTGGCGAGATCGGCGGCGATCTTCTCCGAGACCTGGTGCCAGACGTGGGTGGGCGGGGTGATGTGGCCGAGCTTGAGGCTCTGCGCACCAGCGCCGGCGGCGGTGGCGCCGAGGACCAGGCCGGCGAGCGCGGCGCGTGCGAATCGAGCGAATCGGGTGATCTTCATGGTTTGTCTCCGGATGTGCTTGTTATAAGTGTGGACGAGTCATTGCGCGTCCGGCTGCAGGGCCGGTGCCGCGCGGCGGAAGGCGTCGAGTTCGCCGCAGGCGCGGTCGACCGCGACGATGTTGGGGTAAGGCGAAAGGTCGACCTGGAAGCGGCGCGCGCTCTCGACCTGCGGCACCAGATACACGTCGGCGAGCGTCGGCACGTTGCCGTGGCAGAAGGCGCCGCGTGCGGGGTCGGCGGCCAGCAGGGCCTCGAGGGCGTCGAAGCCGGCGCCGATCCAGGTGGCGCACCAGGCCAGCACCGCGGCCTCGTCCTGGCCGAGCTGGCGGCGCAGGTATTCCAGCACCCGGCGGTTGTTGAGCGGGTGGATGTCGCAGCCGACGATGGCGGCCAGCGCCCGCACCCGCGCACGCGCCGCCGGGTCGGCGGGCAGCAGCGCGGGCGTGGGGTAGCGCTCTTCCAGCCACTCGATGATGGCCGGCGACTGGGTCAGGGTGAGTTCGCCGTCGGTGAGCGCGGGCACCAGGGCCTGCGGATTGAGCGCACGGAAGGCGGCGCCGAGGTGTTCCTCGGTGCGCAGGTCCACCGGCACGTAGTCGTAGGCGATGCCCTTGAGGT
Encoded proteins:
- a CDS encoding TRAP transporter substrate-binding protein, translating into MKITRFARFARAALAGLVLGATAAGAGAQSLKLGHITPPTHVWHQVSEKIAADLATASGGKMKIAVSPLQKLGNEAQMINLMQAGAQQFGVFTVGAMSNREEAFLGWSLPYVFRDVEHASRAAATPAAREMLRRLDKHGLVGLGYAFAGMRHVLSLQPVASAADLANKKIRSFPNPVYNDWWNANGAAPTAMPLSEIAPSLTTKLLDAVDVDLDALVGLKFHQQAPNLTLTGHMAFPAVIVVSKKWWDSRSPAEREMIAKVVADAETWGFKAAIDADVANLDKARADGAQVIQADVASFQAVGGKVREQYIARNPLIADFYGQAKAL
- the maiA gene encoding maleylacetoacetate isomerase, which codes for MKLYNFFRSGTSHRLRIALNLKGIAYDYVPVDLRTEEHLGAAFRALNPQALVPALTDGELTLTQSPAIIEWLEERYPTPALLPADPAARARVRALAAIVGCDIHPLNNRRVLEYLRRQLGQDEAAVLAWCATWIGAGFDALEALLAADPARGAFCHGNVPTLADVYLVPQVESARRFQVDLSPYPNIVAVDRACGELDAFRRAAPALQPDAQ